In one Legionella clemsonensis genomic region, the following are encoded:
- a CDS encoding acetyl-CoA C-acyltransferase yields MTNVYVVDVLRTPVGKAPRGVFRHTLPDDLLAHTMRALKKRNQSVDWQAIGDVVIGCAMPEAEQGMNVARIASLLADLPQCVPAMTINRFCSSGVQSIVTAAASISNGDISLALAGGVESMSMVPLGGNKYTANPAIFNDEHVAIAYGMGITAENVAKRWEITREQQDEFAAESHRRAVAAQQRGDFKDEITPMEITMRHADLATSEVICKKKVISDDEGPRADTSYEAISRLKPVFAAKGTVTAGNSSQTSDGAGIALLASEEALKRYDLQPMGRLRGYAVAGVAPEVMGIGPINAVPLALKRAGLTLEQMDWIELNEAFAAQALAVINTLDLPRDKVNPLGGAIALGHPLGATGTVRTATLLHGLRRTKGKYGMVTMCIGTGMGAAAVFEAI; encoded by the coding sequence ATGACAAATGTATATGTAGTTGATGTATTGCGTACTCCTGTTGGAAAAGCACCCAGAGGGGTTTTCAGGCATACGCTGCCGGATGATTTGCTGGCACATACTATGCGCGCTTTGAAAAAGCGTAATCAATCCGTGGATTGGCAAGCTATTGGTGATGTAGTGATTGGTTGTGCAATGCCTGAAGCTGAACAAGGAATGAATGTGGCTCGTATTGCTTCATTACTGGCAGATTTGCCTCAATGTGTGCCTGCGATGACAATTAACCGCTTTTGTTCTTCTGGCGTACAAAGTATCGTTACTGCCGCTGCCTCCATCAGTAATGGCGATATTTCTCTCGCCCTGGCAGGTGGTGTGGAAAGTATGTCAATGGTTCCATTGGGAGGTAATAAGTACACGGCAAACCCAGCCATTTTCAACGATGAGCATGTAGCTATTGCCTATGGTATGGGAATTACCGCAGAAAATGTAGCCAAACGCTGGGAAATCACGCGTGAACAGCAAGATGAATTCGCCGCAGAAAGCCATCGTCGAGCAGTCGCTGCACAACAGCGGGGTGATTTTAAAGACGAGATCACGCCGATGGAAATTACTATGCGCCATGCTGATCTGGCAACTTCTGAAGTAATATGTAAAAAGAAAGTAATTAGCGATGATGAAGGGCCTCGCGCTGATACCTCCTATGAAGCAATTTCTCGTCTTAAGCCAGTATTCGCGGCAAAAGGAACTGTAACGGCAGGTAATAGCTCGCAAACAAGTGATGGCGCTGGTATCGCCTTATTGGCCAGTGAAGAAGCATTAAAACGATATGACTTACAACCCATGGGACGTTTACGTGGTTATGCTGTGGCAGGTGTTGCTCCGGAGGTTATGGGAATCGGTCCTATTAATGCTGTGCCTCTGGCACTGAAACGAGCAGGATTAACCCTGGAGCAAATGGATTGGATTGAACTCAATGAGGCATTTGCTGCCCAGGCGCTCGCAGTGATTAACACACTCGATCTGCCTCGTGATAAGGTGAATCCCTTAGGTGGTGCTATTGCATTAGGTCATCCTTTAGGTGCAACAGGAACAGTTCGTACAGCAACGTTATTGCATGGCCTGCGTCGTACAAAAGGAAAATATGGGATGGTAACCATGTGTATAGGTACAGGTATGGGTGCTGCAGCTGTATTTGAGGCCATCTAA
- the amaB gene encoding L-piperidine-6-carboxylate dehydrogenase, giving the protein MDLLKRLNIDEVNPGAFSGQGWQSEIGSSRLPSFNPATGSALAEVATCSMQDYEQVMVRAQKAALAWREVPAPQRGEIIRQIGQALREHKDALGSLVSLEMGKSKQEGDGEVQEMIDIADFAVGQSRMLYGKTMHSERPQHRMYEQWHPYGIVGVISAFNFPVAVWSWNAFIAAICGNVTLWKPSAKTPLCAIAVHHICNKVLQKNNCPEIFGLIIPESHDVAEAMVNDTRIPLVSFTGSTAVGRQVAANVAKRLGKTILELGGNNAIILDESADLNLAIPAIVFGAVGTAGQRCTSTRRLFVHQSMFSEVVKRLQHAYEQITIGDPLDSKNLMGPLIDEQAVKQFKQAIARITASGGQIIFGGEALNRPGSFVQPTLVTDVENQWDIVQEETFAPILYVMPYRTIEEAIALQNGVPQGLSSAMFTQNLKHAEVFLSALGSDCGIANINIGTSGAEIGGAFGGEKDTGGGRESGSDAWKAYMRRQTNTINWGDALPLAQGIRFNI; this is encoded by the coding sequence ATGGATTTATTGAAACGTCTGAATATTGATGAAGTTAACCCTGGTGCTTTTAGCGGCCAGGGATGGCAAAGCGAAATTGGCTCAAGCCGCTTACCCTCGTTTAATCCAGCGACGGGTAGTGCGCTTGCTGAAGTGGCGACTTGTTCTATGCAGGATTATGAACAAGTCATGGTGCGTGCCCAAAAAGCTGCCTTGGCATGGCGTGAAGTGCCTGCTCCCCAACGAGGGGAAATTATACGGCAAATAGGGCAGGCCTTGCGGGAGCATAAAGATGCACTAGGTAGTCTCGTTTCGCTGGAAATGGGTAAATCAAAACAAGAAGGGGATGGAGAAGTACAGGAAATGATTGATATCGCTGACTTTGCAGTGGGTCAATCCAGAATGTTATACGGTAAAACCATGCATTCAGAGCGTCCACAACATCGAATGTATGAGCAATGGCATCCTTATGGTATTGTGGGTGTAATTTCAGCATTTAACTTCCCTGTTGCAGTCTGGTCTTGGAATGCCTTTATAGCGGCAATTTGTGGTAACGTGACACTGTGGAAACCTTCTGCAAAAACCCCTCTTTGTGCCATTGCTGTCCATCACATTTGCAATAAAGTGCTGCAGAAAAATAATTGCCCTGAAATTTTTGGATTAATTATTCCAGAGTCTCATGATGTGGCAGAGGCTATGGTCAATGATACACGCATACCTTTAGTCTCATTTACGGGTTCAACTGCTGTTGGCAGACAGGTTGCAGCCAATGTGGCCAAACGCCTCGGTAAAACTATTTTGGAATTAGGCGGTAATAATGCCATTATTCTTGATGAGTCAGCCGACTTAAATCTGGCAATTCCTGCCATTGTCTTTGGAGCCGTTGGTACTGCCGGGCAACGCTGTACTTCCACTCGTCGTTTATTTGTGCATCAATCGATGTTTAGTGAAGTCGTTAAACGCCTACAGCATGCTTATGAGCAAATTACCATTGGTGATCCATTGGATAGTAAAAATTTAATGGGGCCTTTGATTGATGAGCAGGCGGTAAAACAGTTCAAGCAAGCAATTGCTCGTATTACCGCTTCAGGCGGACAAATTATTTTTGGTGGAGAAGCACTCAATAGACCAGGTTCTTTCGTGCAACCTACATTAGTTACTGACGTTGAAAATCAGTGGGATATTGTTCAGGAAGAAACGTTTGCACCTATTCTTTATGTAATGCCTTACAGGACCATCGAGGAAGCAATTGCATTACAAAATGGTGTTCCTCAGGGGCTATCGTCAGCAATGTTTACTCAGAATTTAAAACATGCTGAAGTTTTTCTTAGTGCTTTGGGTAGTGATTGTGGCATTGCCAATATTAATATTGGTACCTCGGGGGCTGAAATTGGTGGCGCCTTTGGTGGTGAAAAAGATACTGGTGGAGGTAGGGAGTCAGGTTCTGATGCCTGGAAAGCTTACATGCGTCGCCAAACCAATACAATTAACTGGGGAGATGCATTGCCTTTGGCACAAGGTATTCGCTTTAATATTTAG
- a CDS encoding 3-hydroxyacyl-CoA dehydrogenase/enoyl-CoA hydratase family protein has product MQEPFFIKKVAVLGAGVMGAQIAAHCVNAGIETLLFDLATKEGNSNALVDKAITNLSKLKPSPLATNQTAALLQARNYQDDVKELNDCDLIVEAIAERLDWKEELYRKIAPYVSKQAILVSNTSGLSINTLCNVLPEALRQRFCGVHFFNPPRYMHLAELIPADSTDPKLLDQLETWLTSRLGKGVIRAKDTPNFIANRIGVFSLLATLHHAEAMNLGLDEVDALTGALLGRPKSATFRTMDVVGLDTMAHVVNTMKEQLTNDPWHAHFKLPEWLMTLIKQGHLGQKTGQGIYRKNGKIIEVFDPPSQSYRPAKGEVSEELKAIMKTPDASKRMQHLIASSDKQAQFIIACYRDLFHYCAYHLEEIANSVRDVDLAIRWGFGWQQGPFETWQAAGLAAMADSIEEAKAANEALSQAKLPDWLKKINEFYKEEGAYSPQQGDYVPRSELPVYQRQFFPDRVLKEKSIYAPTLFENDGVRLWLLKEDVVVLNFKSKANTIGQAVLDGMEQALDKAEKEYQGLIIYQSDASNFSSGADLKGVASLIQANKLDALEAMITQFQHVAMRLKYSIIPTIAALRGRALGGGCELMMHCSAVVAAFESYPGLVEAGVGLIPAGGGCKEMAMRAACKAGDADLLLFLQPYFQQIATAFVAGSAPEARQKGYLRNKDYWVMHPNEVLYAALAQVKQMQAMNYQPPLKTRFKVAGREGHARLQAGLVNWLEGGFISQHDYFLANELAAVLCGGEVNQGELVDERWLLHLEKKAFMTLAETSLSQARISHLLETGKPLRN; this is encoded by the coding sequence ATGCAAGAACCTTTTTTCATTAAGAAAGTCGCGGTTCTCGGTGCCGGCGTTATGGGTGCTCAAATTGCAGCCCACTGTGTGAATGCAGGAATTGAAACATTATTATTTGATTTGGCAACCAAAGAGGGAAATAGTAATGCTTTAGTGGATAAAGCAATTACTAATTTAAGCAAGTTGAAACCTTCACCATTGGCCACAAATCAGACAGCAGCCTTACTGCAAGCTCGAAATTATCAAGATGATGTAAAAGAGTTAAACGATTGTGATCTAATTGTTGAAGCTATTGCAGAGCGACTAGACTGGAAGGAAGAGCTGTACCGTAAAATTGCCCCTTATGTAAGTAAACAGGCTATCTTGGTTAGTAATACTTCAGGTTTAAGTATTAACACCCTTTGTAATGTATTGCCTGAGGCACTGCGTCAGCGTTTTTGCGGTGTTCATTTTTTTAATCCTCCTCGCTATATGCATCTTGCTGAATTAATTCCAGCTGATTCGACTGATCCTAAATTATTAGATCAACTTGAAACCTGGTTGACCAGCCGTCTTGGCAAAGGCGTAATTCGTGCGAAGGATACTCCTAATTTCATTGCTAATCGGATTGGGGTTTTTTCTCTGTTAGCGACTTTACATCATGCCGAAGCAATGAATCTTGGCTTGGATGAAGTGGATGCACTTACTGGAGCCTTATTGGGTCGACCAAAATCCGCGACCTTCAGAACGATGGATGTCGTGGGTTTGGACACTATGGCTCATGTAGTCAATACCATGAAAGAGCAGTTAACTAATGATCCATGGCATGCACATTTTAAACTGCCTGAATGGTTAATGACTCTAATAAAGCAGGGCCATTTGGGTCAGAAAACTGGACAAGGAATTTATAGAAAAAATGGTAAAATCATTGAAGTATTTGATCCGCCTTCTCAGTCATATCGCCCCGCTAAAGGAGAAGTCAGCGAAGAATTAAAAGCCATTATGAAAACACCTGATGCGTCAAAACGGATGCAACATTTAATCGCATCCAGTGACAAGCAAGCACAATTTATCATTGCCTGTTATCGTGATTTATTTCACTACTGTGCTTACCATCTGGAAGAAATTGCTAACAGTGTTCGAGATGTTGATTTGGCCATTCGCTGGGGCTTTGGCTGGCAGCAAGGCCCATTTGAGACTTGGCAAGCAGCTGGTTTGGCTGCGATGGCAGATAGTATTGAAGAAGCGAAAGCAGCCAATGAAGCATTAAGTCAGGCTAAACTACCCGATTGGCTTAAGAAAATTAATGAATTCTATAAGGAAGAGGGTGCTTATTCACCACAACAAGGAGACTATGTTCCCCGCAGTGAACTTCCTGTTTACCAGCGTCAGTTTTTCCCTGACAGGGTTCTAAAGGAAAAGAGTATTTATGCACCTACACTATTTGAAAATGATGGTGTGCGGTTATGGCTTCTTAAAGAGGATGTTGTTGTACTTAATTTTAAGAGTAAAGCCAATACCATAGGTCAGGCCGTGCTCGATGGCATGGAGCAAGCGCTAGATAAAGCTGAAAAAGAATATCAAGGCTTAATTATTTACCAATCCGATGCCAGTAATTTTAGCTCAGGCGCGGACTTAAAAGGGGTGGCATCACTTATTCAAGCCAATAAATTAGATGCTCTGGAAGCCATGATAACGCAATTTCAGCATGTGGCAATGCGTTTAAAGTATTCGATAATTCCCACTATTGCAGCATTGCGTGGTCGCGCCTTAGGCGGTGGTTGCGAATTAATGATGCATTGCAGTGCAGTTGTTGCGGCTTTTGAATCTTACCCTGGTTTGGTTGAAGCGGGTGTCGGTTTAATTCCGGCTGGCGGTGGCTGTAAAGAAATGGCCATGCGAGCAGCCTGTAAGGCAGGTGATGCTGATTTATTGTTGTTTTTACAACCTTATTTCCAGCAAATTGCTACGGCCTTCGTGGCGGGTAGTGCACCTGAGGCGCGTCAAAAAGGTTATTTACGTAACAAAGACTATTGGGTGATGCACCCTAATGAAGTGCTGTATGCAGCGTTAGCTCAAGTTAAACAAATGCAGGCGATGAATTATCAGCCTCCACTTAAAACTCGTTTTAAAGTGGCTGGTCGTGAGGGTCATGCCCGCTTGCAGGCGGGGCTCGTTAATTGGCTTGAGGGTGGATTTATTTCTCAGCATGATTATTTTTTAGCGAATGAATTAGCTGCTGTGCTGTGTGGTGGTGAGGTTAATCAGGGTGAACTGGTGGATGAAAGATGGTTGCTCCATCTCGAGAAAAAAGCCTTTATGACACTGGCAGAAACCTCATTATCACAAGCTCGTATCAGCCATTTATTAGAAACTGGCAAGCCGTTGCGCAATTAA
- the leuS gene encoding leucine--tRNA ligase — protein MDNSYKPRKVEEQAQQYWQKKQSFNVSEDLNKEKFYCLSMFPYPSGTLHMGHVRNYTLGDVIARYQRALGKNVLQPIGWDAFGLPAENAAIKHGIHPAEWTQKNIASMKEQFLRLGNAYDWKREIATCDPDYYRWEQWFFIQLFEKGLVYKKNAVVNWDPVDKTVLANEQVVDGRGWRSGALVERREISQWFIKITAYADELLNDLDTLDEWPTQVKQMQRNWIGRSEGCEISFKVVNFPKRLKIYTTRPDTLMGVTYLAVAPDHPIAKEVAVHNADVQAFIASCQGVRMAEADIATMEKRGIATGMSAIHPVTGEEVPVWIANFVLMQYGSGAVMAVPAHDQRDWEFAQKYNLPLKEVITPIDGSKHDYTQSAFTQEGRLIHSDQFDGLTSAEATKEIAHYLEHHDAGKMTINYRLRDWGVSRQRYWGTPIPMIICEECGIVPVPEEDLPVTLPYDVQLTGSGSPLAQCSEFVQTTCPKCGQDATRETDTFDTFVESSWYYARFACKGQENAMLDDRAKYWTPVDQYIGGIEHAVMHLLYARFFHKLMRDEGLVNSDEPFKALLTQGMVLKDGHKMSKSLGNVVDPNHLIDTYGADTARLFVMFAAPPEQSLEWSDTAVEGAHRFLKRIWAFAYQHQQLFIEINDTILCGNGHIDWQQTSSRLKKSRLAAHQILAQASMDYERHQFNTVVSGCMKLFNELSSYEIETEEDKYFLHSGMSILLRLLAPITPHICHHLWQQLGFEKAIIDAPWPKVDKSALKTDELDFVVQVNGKLRAQFTAGSDTSENELIDLAKEHVNNFLDGKPIKKAVVVAHRQLINLVI, from the coding sequence ATGGATAACAGCTATAAACCGCGTAAAGTTGAAGAACAAGCCCAGCAATATTGGCAAAAAAAACAATCATTTAATGTTTCTGAAGACTTAAATAAGGAAAAATTTTACTGCTTATCCATGTTCCCCTACCCTAGTGGTACATTGCATATGGGGCATGTTAGAAACTATACCCTGGGCGATGTGATAGCTCGCTATCAACGCGCTTTAGGAAAAAATGTTCTGCAGCCCATTGGCTGGGATGCGTTTGGTCTGCCCGCTGAAAATGCAGCCATTAAACACGGAATACATCCTGCAGAATGGACTCAAAAAAATATCGCATCAATGAAAGAACAGTTTCTACGTTTGGGAAATGCCTATGATTGGAAACGTGAAATTGCTACCTGTGATCCTGATTATTATCGTTGGGAACAATGGTTTTTTATTCAGCTATTTGAAAAAGGGCTCGTTTACAAGAAAAATGCTGTCGTGAACTGGGATCCAGTTGATAAAACAGTTCTAGCTAATGAACAGGTTGTCGATGGTCGCGGTTGGCGTTCGGGTGCTTTGGTTGAGCGACGTGAAATCTCTCAATGGTTTATTAAAATTACCGCCTATGCTGATGAATTGTTAAATGATCTTGACACCCTCGATGAGTGGCCTACTCAAGTTAAGCAAATGCAAAGAAACTGGATTGGGCGTTCTGAAGGCTGTGAAATTAGCTTTAAAGTAGTTAACTTCCCCAAGCGCCTCAAAATTTATACCACTCGCCCCGATACCTTAATGGGTGTCACTTACCTTGCCGTAGCTCCTGATCATCCTATTGCCAAGGAAGTCGCTGTACACAATGCTGATGTTCAAGCCTTTATTGCCAGCTGTCAGGGCGTTCGTATGGCTGAAGCAGACATTGCAACGATGGAAAAACGAGGCATTGCAACAGGAATGTCAGCAATTCATCCAGTAACAGGAGAAGAAGTACCTGTGTGGATCGCCAATTTCGTGTTGATGCAATACGGTTCTGGAGCTGTTATGGCAGTTCCCGCTCATGACCAACGTGATTGGGAATTTGCTCAAAAATACAATTTGCCTCTTAAAGAAGTAATTACCCCCATAGATGGCAGTAAACATGATTATACCCAATCAGCCTTTACCCAGGAAGGAAGATTAATTCATTCAGATCAATTTGATGGCCTTACTTCTGCTGAAGCAACGAAAGAAATAGCCCATTACCTCGAGCATCACGATGCAGGTAAAATGACCATTAACTACCGTTTGCGCGACTGGGGAGTCTCTCGTCAACGCTATTGGGGAACGCCTATTCCAATGATTATTTGTGAAGAGTGCGGGATAGTGCCTGTTCCTGAAGAGGATTTACCCGTTACACTACCTTACGACGTCCAATTAACCGGCAGTGGCTCTCCTCTTGCTCAATGCAGTGAGTTTGTTCAAACAACTTGTCCAAAATGCGGACAGGATGCAACTCGTGAAACAGATACTTTCGATACATTTGTAGAATCTTCCTGGTACTATGCTCGCTTCGCCTGCAAAGGTCAGGAGAATGCCATGCTGGATGACCGAGCCAAATATTGGACACCTGTTGATCAATATATTGGTGGTATTGAACATGCTGTGATGCACCTGCTTTATGCCCGCTTTTTTCACAAACTTATGCGTGATGAAGGTCTGGTAAACTCAGATGAACCCTTTAAAGCCTTATTAACTCAAGGTATGGTTCTTAAAGATGGTCATAAGATGTCGAAATCTTTAGGGAATGTGGTTGATCCTAACCATTTGATTGACACTTATGGTGCTGATACTGCCCGCCTGTTTGTGATGTTCGCAGCACCACCTGAACAATCGCTGGAATGGTCTGATACAGCAGTTGAGGGGGCCCACCGTTTTCTTAAACGCATTTGGGCATTTGCTTACCAACACCAACAACTATTCATAGAGATTAATGATACAATTTTATGCGGTAATGGCCATATTGATTGGCAACAAACCTCCTCACGTCTTAAGAAATCACGTCTGGCGGCTCACCAAATTTTGGCACAAGCCAGCATGGATTATGAACGCCATCAATTTAACACGGTCGTTTCTGGATGTATGAAACTTTTTAATGAGCTCTCTTCTTATGAGATTGAAACTGAAGAAGATAAATATTTTTTACATTCAGGAATGAGTATATTGCTTCGTTTACTGGCCCCCATTACTCCCCATATTTGCCACCATTTATGGCAGCAACTTGGCTTCGAGAAAGCTATTATTGATGCTCCATGGCCCAAAGTAGATAAAAGTGCCTTAAAAACTGATGAGCTGGATTTTGTAGTTCAGGTTAATGGAAAATTACGTGCACAATTTACGGCAGGCAGTGATACGAGTGAAAATGAATTGATCGACCTGGC
- the lnt gene encoding apolipoprotein N-acyltransferase, with translation MKFMNQIASVQKLSLISAKTINYAYLLRAFLFGLMLPLGFAPFHIPGAAILSIAFFYAQLINPQTPHPLLNGLFYGLGYFGLGISWIYISIHEYGHLNSLISALITLFFLLYLSLFPALMVGAFKKLANPHLPVYSCFLFSALWILFEYFRATLFSGFPWLLLGFGQFDAPSKFLLPVLGVLGVGFLTCLAASLLVVSMQFKGVKRYLLQGIFVGLLLFPYLFKFINWSSPISPPLSVSVIQANLSMRDKWDENLFWQLLQRYQTETETLLGTPLIVMPESAIPLPPSYVEDFLESLHQKTRDAGSAILLGIPKPTMVDEHSYYNALISLGRAKGSYLKQHLVPFGEYIPSALQTISEWLAIPDANLVPGKKNQPLVKVQKHPIATLICYELAYGDLLRQQLPKAEWIVSISDDGWFGHSLAMYQQLQMAQVRSLETGRYQVVANNDGLSSIIDNQGELIASLPAFSAGTLKATLTPMSGTTFWVAFGDKPTLLFCLIIVLSFGLYGIFKPKLKH, from the coding sequence ATGAAATTTATGAATCAAATTGCTTCAGTTCAAAAACTGTCGTTAATTTCGGCAAAAACAATTAATTATGCCTATCTTTTGCGCGCCTTTTTATTTGGTTTAATGCTTCCCCTGGGATTTGCACCCTTCCATATCCCTGGAGCAGCTATTTTAAGTATCGCTTTTTTTTATGCACAACTTATCAATCCTCAAACGCCTCACCCTCTTCTAAATGGGCTTTTCTATGGTTTGGGTTATTTTGGTCTGGGTATTTCCTGGATTTATATCAGCATTCATGAATACGGCCACCTTAACAGTCTGATATCAGCACTGATTACCCTATTTTTTCTACTTTATCTGTCCCTGTTTCCCGCGCTTATGGTGGGTGCTTTTAAGAAATTAGCCAATCCACATTTGCCTGTTTATTCTTGCTTTTTATTTAGTGCATTGTGGATTTTATTTGAATATTTCCGCGCCACACTCTTCAGTGGGTTTCCATGGCTTCTGTTAGGTTTTGGCCAATTTGATGCCCCAAGCAAATTTCTTCTTCCTGTTTTGGGCGTATTGGGTGTCGGATTTTTAACCTGTCTTGCTGCGTCTTTACTTGTCGTAAGTATGCAATTTAAGGGAGTCAAGCGGTATCTTCTACAAGGCATTTTTGTAGGATTGCTTCTCTTCCCTTATCTGTTTAAATTTATAAACTGGTCTTCACCAATCTCCCCCCCTCTTTCAGTTAGCGTTATTCAAGCCAATTTGTCCATGCGCGACAAATGGGATGAGAATTTATTTTGGCAATTGCTGCAACGATACCAAACTGAAACTGAGACATTGTTAGGCACACCATTAATTGTTATGCCAGAATCAGCCATTCCACTCCCGCCAAGCTATGTGGAAGATTTTCTTGAAAGCCTGCATCAGAAAACCAGGGATGCTGGAAGCGCCATTTTGTTAGGTATCCCTAAACCCACCATGGTGGATGAGCATTCTTATTACAATGCTTTAATCAGTTTAGGTAGAGCAAAAGGTTCTTATCTCAAGCAACACCTTGTACCCTTTGGTGAGTATATTCCTTCAGCACTACAAACTATCAGTGAATGGTTAGCTATACCTGATGCCAATCTGGTGCCGGGTAAGAAAAATCAACCCCTGGTAAAAGTGCAGAAACATCCCATTGCCACTTTAATTTGCTACGAACTTGCCTACGGCGATTTACTTCGTCAACAGTTACCTAAAGCAGAATGGATTGTTTCTATAAGTGATGATGGCTGGTTTGGGCATTCATTAGCCATGTACCAGCAATTACAAATGGCTCAAGTACGCTCGCTTGAAACAGGACGTTATCAGGTCGTGGCCAATAATGATGGACTATCCTCAATCATTGATAATCAAGGGGAATTAATTGCTTCTTTACCTGCCTTTAGCGCGGGTACTCTTAAAGCTACTTTAACACCGATGAGTGGAACTACCTTTTGGGTTGCCTTTGGCGATAAGCCCACGCTTCTTTTTTGCTTAATAATTGTCCTATCTTTTGGGCTTTATGGTATATTTAAACCTAAACTAAAACATTAA
- a CDS encoding saccharopine dehydrogenase family protein — translation MYNVMITGAGKIGSLITCLLADSGDYQIHLADLEFSGTDVNRLLQAMPEIKTVALDVKDQEAMQSYLEKNNIIAVISSLPYFLNTYVAKAAKAAKAHYFDLTEDTSVTEAVKAIAEGANTAFVPQCGLAPGFISIAANSLMKEFEQCHHAKLRVGALPQRASNALHYSLTWSTDGVINEYGNPCYGIEAGKPIVLKPLEGLESIQIDGCEYEAFNTSGGLGSLAELYEDKIQSLNYKTMRYPGHCEKMRLLMNDLKLNEDRGTLKRILERAIPKTYQDIVIVYVTVEGIKQGELTEKSYVKKVYPQEIHGLEWSAIQVSTASGVCAVVDLVLGQANEYRGLVLQENFRLTDVLANRFGQHYA, via the coding sequence ATGTACAACGTTATGATTACCGGCGCTGGAAAAATAGGAAGTTTAATCACTTGTTTGTTAGCAGATAGCGGTGATTATCAAATTCATTTAGCCGATTTGGAATTTTCCGGTACAGATGTTAATCGTTTATTGCAGGCGATGCCGGAAATAAAAACAGTTGCTCTGGATGTTAAAGATCAAGAGGCAATGCAAAGTTACCTGGAAAAAAATAACATTATCGCAGTTATTTCAAGCCTTCCTTATTTCCTGAATACTTATGTAGCAAAAGCTGCGAAAGCTGCGAAAGCACATTATTTCGACCTTACCGAAGATACTTCTGTCACTGAGGCAGTGAAAGCTATAGCTGAAGGAGCCAATACAGCATTTGTTCCTCAATGTGGCTTAGCCCCTGGATTTATCAGTATTGCAGCAAATAGTTTGATGAAAGAATTTGAACAGTGTCATCATGCAAAATTGCGTGTTGGTGCTTTACCCCAACGCGCCAGCAATGCGCTACACTATTCTTTAACATGGTCTACGGATGGGGTTATCAACGAATATGGTAATCCTTGTTATGGAATCGAAGCAGGTAAGCCTATTGTCCTAAAACCTTTAGAAGGTCTTGAGTCCATTCAGATTGATGGTTGTGAATATGAAGCCTTCAACACGTCAGGTGGTTTGGGAAGTTTGGCTGAGCTTTATGAGGATAAAATACAAAGCTTGAATTACAAAACAATGCGTTATCCTGGCCATTGCGAAAAAATGCGTTTATTGATGAATGATCTGAAGCTTAATGAAGATCGAGGAACACTAAAGCGTATTTTAGAAAGGGCTATCCCCAAAACTTATCAAGATATCGTTATCGTTTATGTTACGGTCGAAGGTATAAAGCAAGGTGAGCTCACTGAAAAAAGTTATGTAAAAAAAGTTTATCCTCAGGAAATTCATGGCTTGGAGTGGTCAGCCATTCAAGTTAGTACTGCATCCGGTGTCTGCGCTGTGGTTGATTTAGTCTTAGGCCAGGCCAATGAATACCGTGGCTTGGTGCTCCAGGAAAATTTCCGATTAACCGATGTATTGGCTAACCGCTTTGGTCAGCATTACGCTTAG